ACGACGCCGGCTTCACGGCTGTCTGAGCATCGGCCGACGGTGCGCGACGGCCCGACATACTTCAAGACGCACCGGCAGAGCTACGGGTGACCGCTGCGGCGCTCGCGCTGGTGCTGGTGGCGGCGTTCACCCACGCGGGCTGGAACTATCTCCTCAAACGCTCCGGCGGCGGCACCGGCTTCGTCTGGCTGTTCGCCGCGATCGCTACGCTGCTGTATGCGCCTGTGGCGCTCGGCGTCTTTCTCTGGCTGCGGCCCACCCTCGGCTGGCTGCACTTCGCCGCTGCGGCGGCGAGCGCCCTCCTGCACACCGCCTACTACCTGCTGCTCGACCGCGGCTATCGTCACGGCGACCTGTCGCTTGTCTATCCGATCGCGCGCGCAACCGGTCCGCTGCTGACGGTGGGATTGGCGATGCTGTTGCTCGGCGAGCGCCCTGCCCCGCTGGCACTGGGCGGCGCGTTCCTGATCAGCGGCGGCGGGCTGATCCTGACCGGCGACCCGCGCGCG
The Betaproteobacteria bacterium DNA segment above includes these coding regions:
- a CDS encoding EamA family transporter; translated protein: MTAAALALVLVAAFTHAGWNYLLKRSGGGTGFVWLFAAIATLLYAPVALGVFLWLRPTLGWLHFAAAAASALLHTAYYLLLDRGYRHGDLSLVYPIARATGPLLTVGLAMLLLGERPAPLALGGAFLISGGGLILTGDPRALRSKGIERAVVMALGTGVTIAAYTLVDKAAVALLLTPPILQDWLTNAGRVVLMAPLLRGRGASVRQAWQQHRADVI